One window of Helicoverpa zea isolate HzStark_Cry1AcR chromosome 12, ilHelZeax1.1, whole genome shotgun sequence genomic DNA carries:
- the LOC124635399 gene encoding uncharacterized protein LOC124635399 isoform X1, protein MLFNAAKTSTKSALCLSCRMSIVPRKYFSEGLDSKYNDTEKEKILQVINNPDSSSLASYEVSKSNIKKFAQWKTSNGELKSLSELEYVEGFSERSAKKLFNSILSGPSKEKKAGTKIKGQILHPYLSENVIKECNTVLSLYITVNSVSWTLIDKNSYEVQDWRYHGIDYPEGKKFQITDILDIAWRVTQQLPAADIYVMKAEATSLRAAGSDPNNPKVLAVNLQKAQMVAMIIALINARSNGIQSCDDENENKDDGLKQKVYFLRPTLPYRLYGTLVGNERVSTDQIVEMLLRDLSEKSPKNSHAYIPESLQSMFRSQKDLEKDMLGHCLLLSLTFMDLCIYKNQERIAKLVRRGE, encoded by the exons atgttatttaacgCAGCGAAAACATCAACAAAG AGCGCTTTATGCTTGAGTTGCCGAATGTCAATCGTTCCTAGAAAGTATTTCAGTGAGGGGTTAGATAGTAAATACAATGATACAGAGAAGGAGAAAATATTACAGGTTATAAACAATCCTGATTCTAGTAGTTTAGCtag TTATGAAGTAAGTAAATCAAATATCAAGAAGTTTGCACAATGGAAGACCAGTAATGGCGAACTCAAATCACTATCAGAGCTAGAATATGTTGAGGGATTTTCTGAAAGGTCGGCAAAGAAACTCTTCAACAGTATATTAAGTGGCCCTTCTAAGGAGAAAAAAGCTGGGACCAAAATAAAAGGGCAGATACTACATCCTTATTTaagtgaaaatgttataaag GAATGCAATACAGTTTTATCGTTGTACATAACAGTGAACTCTGTGAGTTGGACGTTAATAGACAAGAATAGCTATGAGGTCCAGGATTGGAGGTATCATGGCATTGACTACCCTGAAGGCAAGAAATTCCAGATCACTGATATTTTGGAtatt GCATGGCGGGTAACCCAACAGCTGCCTGCAGCAGACATATACGTGATGAAAGCCGAAGCCACGAGTCTTCGCGCCGCCGGCAGCGACCCCAACAACCCAAAGGTTTTGGCTGTCAACCTGCAGAAAGCGCAAATGGTTGCCATGATTATAGCTCTGATTAATGCGAGGAGCAATGGGATACA ATCATGTgatgatgaaaatgaaaataaagacgACGGTCTAAAgcaaaaagtgtattttttgaGACCTACTCTACCATACAG GCTCTACGGGACCCTAGTCGGCAACGAACGGGTATCAACAGATCAAATAGTAGAAATGTTATTACGGGACCTTTCAGAAAAGTCACCAAAAAACTCCCATGCCTACATTCCTGAAAGTCTACAATCTATGTTCAGGTCACAGAAGGATCTAGAAAAAGATATGCTGGGTCATTGTCTATTGTTGAGCTTGACATTCATGgatctatgtatttataaaaatcagGAAAGAATAGCGAAGTTGGTTAGACGTGGTGAGTAA
- the LOC124635399 gene encoding uncharacterized protein LOC124635399 isoform X2, translating to MIQRRRKYYSYEVSKSNIKKFAQWKTSNGELKSLSELEYVEGFSERSAKKLFNSILSGPSKEKKAGTKIKGQILHPYLSENVIKECNTVLSLYITVNSVSWTLIDKNSYEVQDWRYHGIDYPEGKKFQITDILDIAWRVTQQLPAADIYVMKAEATSLRAAGSDPNNPKVLAVNLQKAQMVAMIIALINARSNGIQSCDDENENKDDGLKQKVYFLRPTLPYRLYGTLVGNERVSTDQIVEMLLRDLSEKSPKNSHAYIPESLQSMFRSQKDLEKDMLGHCLLLSLTFMDLCIYKNQERIAKLVRRGE from the exons ATGATACAGAGAAGGAGAAAATATTACAG TTATGAAGTAAGTAAATCAAATATCAAGAAGTTTGCACAATGGAAGACCAGTAATGGCGAACTCAAATCACTATCAGAGCTAGAATATGTTGAGGGATTTTCTGAAAGGTCGGCAAAGAAACTCTTCAACAGTATATTAAGTGGCCCTTCTAAGGAGAAAAAAGCTGGGACCAAAATAAAAGGGCAGATACTACATCCTTATTTaagtgaaaatgttataaag GAATGCAATACAGTTTTATCGTTGTACATAACAGTGAACTCTGTGAGTTGGACGTTAATAGACAAGAATAGCTATGAGGTCCAGGATTGGAGGTATCATGGCATTGACTACCCTGAAGGCAAGAAATTCCAGATCACTGATATTTTGGAtatt GCATGGCGGGTAACCCAACAGCTGCCTGCAGCAGACATATACGTGATGAAAGCCGAAGCCACGAGTCTTCGCGCCGCCGGCAGCGACCCCAACAACCCAAAGGTTTTGGCTGTCAACCTGCAGAAAGCGCAAATGGTTGCCATGATTATAGCTCTGATTAATGCGAGGAGCAATGGGATACA ATCATGTgatgatgaaaatgaaaataaagacgACGGTCTAAAgcaaaaagtgtattttttgaGACCTACTCTACCATACAG GCTCTACGGGACCCTAGTCGGCAACGAACGGGTATCAACAGATCAAATAGTAGAAATGTTATTACGGGACCTTTCAGAAAAGTCACCAAAAAACTCCCATGCCTACATTCCTGAAAGTCTACAATCTATGTTCAGGTCACAGAAGGATCTAGAAAAAGATATGCTGGGTCATTGTCTATTGTTGAGCTTGACATTCATGgatctatgtatttataaaaatcagGAAAGAATAGCGAAGTTGGTTAGACGTGGTGAGTAA
- the LOC124635248 gene encoding zinc finger protein 287 isoform X2: MALASSVSLYYSIVQRAARHYLEDYCHTDTTTPYVLYKDGVERAPPGTQWGGGVLDGGYQPMQHQSPGGPSPQPEPQLASPAPSPYPPAPPPPDQAAVAEDAAQQLAQQQAQQQAQQQQQQQQQQQQQQQTSPEHMQVEQQLQSQPQPQPPTQDHLDRTPCFVPQPDLQQQYTPYFKEARPASHMLGTGGFPLHYLKQNGGVLSLEGPLDQYAAPDLRHLPDIVQPEQPKPRKHNPNSELRLFKCLTCGKDFKQKSTLLQHERIHTDSRPYGCPECGKRFRQQSHLTQHLRIHANEKPYACVYCPRSFRQRAILNQHLRIHSGEKPYTCGECGKHFRQKAILNQHVRTHQDVSPHLIFKNGTTPTLWPQDVPFPADDNKEEIQSTFGDADGQNGDPRGSCFSPGDTAQYPAYFKDTKGLNHSVFSSGLSLQYLKGGKLPDVLGGRAMPLYVRCPICQKEFKQKSTLLQHGCIHIESRPYPCPECGKRFRQQSHLTQHLRIHTNEKPYGCVYCPRFFRQRTILNQHLRIHTGEKPYKCTQCGKDFRQKAILDQHTRTHQGDRPFCCPMPNCRRRFATEPEVKKHIDNHMNPHAAKARRADAAKTPRPLPPAAAVVKPELYFPQCYAPPFQQFPGSGAEFKPAVGPGAPVACLPAQ, encoded by the exons ACACGACAACGCCGTATGTCCTGTACAAAGATGGCGTGGAGCGCGCGCCGCCGGGCACGCAGTGGGGCGGCGGAGTCCTCGACGGCGGCTACCAGCCCATGCAGCACCAGAGCCCCGGCGGGCCCTCGCCGCAGCCCGAGCCCCAGCTCGCGTCCCCGGCACCCTCGCCCTACCCGCCCGCACCGCCCCCTCCCGACCAAGCCGCGGTCGCAGAGGACGCCGCCCAGCAGCTCGCTCAACAACAGGCTCAGCAACAAGCGCAACAGCAGCAACAGCAACAacagcagcagcaacaacaacaacaaacttCTCCCGAACACATGCAAGTGGAGCAACAGCTCCAAAGCCAACCACAACCACAACCTCCTACTCAGGACCATCTCGATCGAACGCCATGCTTCGTCCCGCAGCCGGACCTGCAGCAACAGTACACGCCGTATTTTAAAGAGGCCAGGCCGGCCAGCCACATGCTCGGCACCGGTGGCTTCCCGCTCCACTACCTGAAACAGAACGGTGGTGTGCTATCCCTGGAAGGGCCGCTAGACCAGTACGCGGCGCCTGATCTCCGCCACTTGCCAGACATCGTGCAGCCTGAACAACCAAAGCCGCGGAAGCACAACCCAAACTCGGAGCTGCGCCTTTTCAAGTGCCTGACGTGCGGCAAAGACTTCAAACAGAAGTCGACGCTGCTGCAGCACGAGAGGATCCACACGGACTCGCGGCCGTACGGGTGTCCGGAGTGCGGCAAGCGGTTCCGGCAGCAGTCGCATCTGACGCAGCACCTGCGCATCCACGCGAACGAGAAGCCCTACGCGTGCGTGTACTGCCCGCGCTCGTTCCGGCAGCGCGCCATCCTCAACCAGCACCTGCGCATCCATTCCGGTGAGAAGCCATATACGTGCGGCGAGTGCGGCAAACATTTCCGCCAGAAGGCCATCCTGAACCAGCACGTCCGCACACACCAAG ATGTTTCACCACATCTCATCTTTAAGAACGGGACGACGCCAACCTTGTGGCCTCAGGACGTGCCGTTCCCTGCCGATGATAACAAGGAAGAGATCCAATCGACGTTCGGCGACGCGGACGGACAGAATGGCGACCCACGCGGTTCCTGCTTCTCACCAGGTGATACGGCGCAGTACCCTGCTTACTTCAAAGATACGAAAGGTCTGAACCACTCAGTCTTCAGCTCGGGTCTTTCTCTGCAATATTTGAAAGGCGGCAAGTTACCAGATGTGCTCGGAGGGCGAGCGATGCCCTTGTACGTGCGCTGCCCGATCTGCCAAAAGGAGTTCAAACAGAAGTCCACACTGCTACAGCATGGTTGCATTCACATAGAGTCACGTCCATACCCTTGTCCCGAGTGCGGCAAGCGCTTCCGACAGCAGTCCCACCTGACGCAACACCTGCGCATCCACACCAATGAAAAGCCGTACGGCTGTGTGTACTGTCCACGATTTTTCCGTCAGCGAACCATCCTCAACCAGCATTTGCGCATTCACACTGGCGAGAAGCCTTACAAGTGTACCCAGTGCGGCAAGGACTTCAGGCAGAAGGCCATCCTCGATCAGCACACGCGGACGCACCAGGGCGACCGGCCCTTCTGCTGCCCCATGCCCAACTGCCGGCGGCGGTTCGCCACGGAGCCCGAGGTGAAGAAGCACATCGATAACCACATGAACCCGCACGCCGCCAAGGCGCGGCGCGCCGACGCCGCCAAGACCCCGCGGCCgctgccgcccgccgccgctGTGGTGAAGCCCGAGCTGTACTTCCCGCAGTGCTACGCGCCGCCCTTCCAGCAGTTCCCGGGGTCGGGCGCGGAGTTCAAGCCGGCCGTGGGGCCGGGCGCGCCGGTGGCGTGCCTGCCGGCGCAGTGA
- the LOC124635248 gene encoding myeloid zinc finger 1 isoform X1, translating into MALASSVSLYYSIVQRAARHYLEDYCHTDTTTPYVLYKDGVERAPPGTQWGGGVLDGGYQPMQHQSPGGPSPQPEPQLASPAPSPYPPAPPPPDQAAVAEDAAQQLAQQQAQQQAQQQQQQQQQQQQQQQTSPEHMQVEQQLQSQPQPQPPTQDHLDRTPCFVPQPDLQQQYTPYFKEARPASHMLGTGGFPLHYLKQNGGVLSLEGPLDQYAAPDLRHLPDIVQPEQPKPRKHNPNSELRLFKCLTCGKDFKQKSTLLQHERIHTDSRPYGCPECGKRFRQQSHLTQHLRIHANEKPYACVYCPRSFRQRAILNQHLRIHSDVSPHLIFKNGTTPTLWPQDVPFPADDNKEEIQSTFGDADGQNGDPRGSCFSPGDTAQYPAYFKDTKGLNHSVFSSGLSLQYLKGGKLPDVLGGRAMPLYVRCPICQKEFKQKSTLLQHGCIHIESRPYPCPECGKRFRQQSHLTQHLRIHTNEKPYGCVYCPRFFRQRTILNQHLRIHTGEKPYKCTQCGKDFRQKAILDQHTRTHQGDRPFCCPMPNCRRRFATEPEVKKHIDNHMNPHAAKARRADAAKTPRPLPPAAAVVKPELYFPQCYAPPFQQFPGSGAEFKPAVGPGAPVACLPAQ; encoded by the exons ACACGACAACGCCGTATGTCCTGTACAAAGATGGCGTGGAGCGCGCGCCGCCGGGCACGCAGTGGGGCGGCGGAGTCCTCGACGGCGGCTACCAGCCCATGCAGCACCAGAGCCCCGGCGGGCCCTCGCCGCAGCCCGAGCCCCAGCTCGCGTCCCCGGCACCCTCGCCCTACCCGCCCGCACCGCCCCCTCCCGACCAAGCCGCGGTCGCAGAGGACGCCGCCCAGCAGCTCGCTCAACAACAGGCTCAGCAACAAGCGCAACAGCAGCAACAGCAACAacagcagcagcaacaacaacaacaaacttCTCCCGAACACATGCAAGTGGAGCAACAGCTCCAAAGCCAACCACAACCACAACCTCCTACTCAGGACCATCTCGATCGAACGCCATGCTTCGTCCCGCAGCCGGACCTGCAGCAACAGTACACGCCGTATTTTAAAGAGGCCAGGCCGGCCAGCCACATGCTCGGCACCGGTGGCTTCCCGCTCCACTACCTGAAACAGAACGGTGGTGTGCTATCCCTGGAAGGGCCGCTAGACCAGTACGCGGCGCCTGATCTCCGCCACTTGCCAGACATCGTGCAGCCTGAACAACCAAAGCCGCGGAAGCACAACCCAAACTCGGAGCTGCGCCTTTTCAAGTGCCTGACGTGCGGCAAAGACTTCAAACAGAAGTCGACGCTGCTGCAGCACGAGAGGATCCACACGGACTCGCGGCCGTACGGGTGTCCGGAGTGCGGCAAGCGGTTCCGGCAGCAGTCGCATCTGACGCAGCACCTGCGCATCCACGCGAACGAGAAGCCCTACGCGTGCGTGTACTGCCCGCGCTCGTTCCGGCAGCGCGCCATCCTCAACCAGCACCTGCGCATCCATTCCG ATGTTTCACCACATCTCATCTTTAAGAACGGGACGACGCCAACCTTGTGGCCTCAGGACGTGCCGTTCCCTGCCGATGATAACAAGGAAGAGATCCAATCGACGTTCGGCGACGCGGACGGACAGAATGGCGACCCACGCGGTTCCTGCTTCTCACCAGGTGATACGGCGCAGTACCCTGCTTACTTCAAAGATACGAAAGGTCTGAACCACTCAGTCTTCAGCTCGGGTCTTTCTCTGCAATATTTGAAAGGCGGCAAGTTACCAGATGTGCTCGGAGGGCGAGCGATGCCCTTGTACGTGCGCTGCCCGATCTGCCAAAAGGAGTTCAAACAGAAGTCCACACTGCTACAGCATGGTTGCATTCACATAGAGTCACGTCCATACCCTTGTCCCGAGTGCGGCAAGCGCTTCCGACAGCAGTCCCACCTGACGCAACACCTGCGCATCCACACCAATGAAAAGCCGTACGGCTGTGTGTACTGTCCACGATTTTTCCGTCAGCGAACCATCCTCAACCAGCATTTGCGCATTCACACTGGCGAGAAGCCTTACAAGTGTACCCAGTGCGGCAAGGACTTCAGGCAGAAGGCCATCCTCGATCAGCACACGCGGACGCACCAGGGCGACCGGCCCTTCTGCTGCCCCATGCCCAACTGCCGGCGGCGGTTCGCCACGGAGCCCGAGGTGAAGAAGCACATCGATAACCACATGAACCCGCACGCCGCCAAGGCGCGGCGCGCCGACGCCGCCAAGACCCCGCGGCCgctgccgcccgccgccgctGTGGTGAAGCCCGAGCTGTACTTCCCGCAGTGCTACGCGCCGCCCTTCCAGCAGTTCCCGGGGTCGGGCGCGGAGTTCAAGCCGGCCGTGGGGCCGGGCGCGCCGGTGGCGTGCCTGCCGGCGCAGTGA